From a region of the Listeria monocytogenes ATCC 19117 genome:
- a CDS encoding methylated-DNA--[protein]-cysteine S-methyltransferase, with protein sequence MTDLYYDTLHFSDTELYFAATKTGLFYVGTKAEKIQSAKRSPEKMNMYKEELVAYLNGELTYFTVPMDLSATPLQLEVFHALEAIPYGETRTYTEIAAQINRPKAVRAVGTAIGRNPLLFIIPCHRVIGKNGKLTGYSGGIGMKESLLKLEKAKINQFSF encoded by the coding sequence ATGACAGATTTATATTATGATACGCTTCATTTTTCAGACACAGAGCTTTATTTCGCAGCGACGAAAACTGGGCTATTTTACGTTGGAACAAAGGCAGAAAAGATTCAATCAGCCAAGCGAAGCCCAGAAAAAATGAACATGTATAAAGAAGAATTGGTCGCTTATTTGAACGGAGAACTTACGTATTTTACTGTACCAATGGATTTGTCCGCTACTCCTCTCCAACTTGAAGTATTTCACGCATTGGAAGCTATTCCTTATGGAGAAACTAGAACGTATACAGAAATTGCAGCACAGATAAATCGCCCCAAAGCCGTGCGCGCAGTTGGAACGGCAATCGGAAGAAACCCACTACTTTTCATTATTCCATGCCACAGAGTAATTGGTAAAAATGGCAAATTAACAGGTTATAGCGGGGGGATAGGGATGAAAGAATCACTCTTAAAACTTGAAAAAGCAAAAATAAATCAATTTTCTTTTTAA
- a CDS encoding pyridoxal phosphate-dependent aminotransferase produces the protein MNNSKIAKKHQQMPVNILADIGTLAKTMPDILDLSIGDPDLITDESIINAAFEDVRAGHTKYTESGGDVELIDAIRGYFSRNYDLSFERSQIRATVGALHGMYLTLQTILDDGDEVIIHEPYFSPYKDQVLNSGGTPIIIPTYEKDDFAINVDILEAAITDKTKALILNSPNNPTGAVFSPETFEKIANLAKKYDFFILSDEVYDGFSFYEDFVPMAKFAPDHTITFGSMSKNFAMTGWRLGYMIAPTYLNEAAKIINEGITYSAPTPSQRAAIYALNHSETLIPLVTETFQKRLEYIAKRVEEIPYLSLHPLKGSIYAFINISKTNMDSVSFTEYVLKETQVLVIPGLAFGESGDNYVRLAATQDISVLEEAFNRLAKLTF, from the coding sequence ATGAATAACTCAAAAATTGCTAAAAAACATCAACAAATGCCTGTGAACATTCTTGCTGATATTGGCACACTTGCCAAAACAATGCCTGATATTCTCGATTTATCCATTGGTGATCCTGATTTAATTACGGATGAATCGATTATTAATGCCGCTTTTGAAGACGTACGGGCAGGCCATACAAAATACACAGAATCTGGTGGAGATGTAGAACTCATCGATGCTATTCGTGGTTATTTTAGCCGTAATTATGATTTGTCTTTTGAACGCAGCCAAATCCGCGCTACAGTTGGCGCGCTTCATGGTATGTACCTAACCTTGCAAACCATTCTCGACGACGGCGATGAAGTCATTATTCACGAACCCTACTTCTCCCCGTATAAAGATCAAGTGTTAAATTCCGGTGGTACTCCTATCATTATTCCAACCTATGAGAAAGACGATTTTGCGATTAATGTCGATATTTTAGAAGCTGCCATTACTGATAAAACGAAAGCTTTAATTTTAAATTCACCTAATAATCCCACCGGTGCTGTTTTTTCACCGGAAACCTTTGAAAAAATTGCTAATCTAGCGAAAAAATATGACTTTTTTATTTTGTCGGATGAAGTATATGATGGTTTTAGTTTTTATGAAGACTTCGTACCAATGGCCAAATTCGCGCCAGATCACACGATTACATTTGGTAGTATGTCTAAAAACTTCGCAATGACCGGTTGGCGCTTAGGATATATGATTGCTCCTACTTATTTAAACGAAGCTGCAAAGATTATTAATGAAGGAATTACTTATTCAGCTCCTACACCGTCCCAAAGAGCTGCTATTTACGCATTAAATCATTCTGAGACACTAATTCCTTTAGTAACAGAAACTTTCCAAAAACGCCTAGAATACATCGCAAAACGGGTGGAAGAAATCCCATATCTTTCTTTACATCCACTTAAAGGTTCGATTTACGCCTTTATTAATATTTCTAAAACAAATATGGATTCCGTTTCATTTACAGAATATGTCTTAAAAGAAACACAAGTCCTCGTCATTCCTGGGCTAGCTTTTGGTGAATCTGGTGATAATTATGTTCGCCTAGCTGCAACCCAAGACATTAGCGTGCTAGAAGAAGCATTTAACCGTCTAGCCAAATTAACCTTTTAA
- a CDS encoding HAD family hydrolase, whose product MKAVVFDFDGTMLDTENLWYTETMNYLKETYDIDLPDEIYQQIIGTSEEPIIRYMMEATNGAFDKEAFLTTVAEACHLGQQSLGFRDGFKEFFEQVKANDFKIGLATSSGFDWIGPTLDRLGILADFETIQTADHVDEIKPHPALYLQAVEALGVKPEEAIAIEDSKNGALSAMQAGLKVYIVPNEATKNITFPKEATVVSSFAEINLK is encoded by the coding sequence GTGAAGGCAGTTGTTTTTGATTTTGATGGAACTATGCTTGATACGGAAAATTTATGGTATACAGAGACAATGAACTATTTGAAAGAGACGTACGATATTGATTTACCAGATGAAATTTATCAGCAAATTATCGGTACAAGTGAAGAACCAATTATTCGCTATATGATGGAAGCAACGAACGGGGCTTTTGATAAAGAAGCTTTTTTAACTACTGTGGCGGAAGCTTGTCATCTTGGTCAACAATCACTTGGCTTTCGTGATGGTTTTAAAGAATTTTTTGAACAAGTAAAAGCGAATGATTTTAAAATAGGCCTTGCAACGAGTTCGGGATTTGACTGGATTGGGCCTACGCTGGATCGTCTGGGCATTTTAGCTGATTTTGAGACGATACAAACGGCAGACCATGTGGATGAAATTAAGCCACATCCGGCACTTTACTTACAAGCAGTAGAAGCGCTTGGGGTTAAACCAGAAGAAGCAATTGCTATAGAAGATTCCAAAAATGGTGCGCTATCAGCAATGCAGGCTGGGTTAAAGGTGTATATCGTACCGAATGAAGCTACAAAAAACATCACTTTTCCAAAAGAGGCGACGGTTGTTTCTTCTTTTGCAGAAATCAATTTAAAATAG
- a CDS encoding DUF47 domain-containing protein, translated as MAFKNKKDRFASLLHDIAVNLHEGANFFATYNINSVEDLHTFSNKIKEYETAGDSMVHKMIMELNDAFITPIEREDMLELTNRLDDVMDALDETAFSLEICQITHYDEYMTKFIQAIQASTVEIEKAVDLVFDKKLKDVRKLAIQIKDYESQCDDVYRESLIQLFQNEKDPIKLIRLREVYEKLEDIADSCQSVANTLESIVMKNA; from the coding sequence ATGGCTTTTAAAAATAAAAAAGACCGTTTTGCTTCGTTGTTGCATGACATTGCAGTAAATTTACATGAAGGTGCAAATTTCTTTGCAACTTACAACATTAATTCGGTGGAGGATTTACATACTTTCTCGAATAAAATCAAAGAATATGAAACAGCTGGAGACTCCATGGTTCACAAAATGATTATGGAATTAAACGACGCTTTCATTACACCAATCGAACGTGAGGACATGTTAGAACTTACTAACCGCTTAGACGACGTAATGGATGCACTTGATGAAACAGCTTTCTCACTAGAAATCTGCCAAATCACTCATTATGATGAATACATGACTAAATTTATCCAAGCTATTCAAGCAAGCACTGTTGAAATTGAAAAAGCAGTTGACCTTGTTTTTGATAAAAAACTAAAAGACGTTCGTAAACTTGCGATTCAAATTAAAGATTACGAATCTCAATGTGATGATGTTTACCGCGAATCACTAATCCAACTTTTCCAAAACGAAAAAGATCCAATTAAACTAATTCGTCTAAGAGAAGTTTATGAAAAATTAGAAGACATTGCTGATAGTTGTCAAAGCGTTGCGAATACGCTTGAATCAATTGTCATGAAAAATGCGTAA
- a CDS encoding RluA family pseudouridine synthase: MTHVTLPILEDWEGLSLTTILQEKFHLGKKARHEIRMSQNVLLNNKPLDDWNTPLFVGASLSLPVFLHDKIPVYEYDLEIIYEDDFLLVVNKPVDMKTHPNDSYETDTCANAVQYYLEKTGQDANALAVHRLDQTTSGLVLFAKNKLAIAGLSWQMENRAIHRTYLAAVDGTWGLVMQTINKPIGEDRHHGSRRQISPYGQPAVTHVKVLENDNEKNTSLVECQIETGRTHQIRVHLSGIGHPIIGDTLYGGSPRANRIMLHAEKLHLNHPFKGKEMNFSAPAGDDWVF, translated from the coding sequence ATGACACATGTAACATTACCTATTTTAGAAGACTGGGAAGGCCTTTCACTAACTACTATTTTGCAAGAAAAATTTCATCTCGGTAAAAAAGCGCGACATGAAATTCGCATGTCTCAAAATGTTTTGCTAAACAATAAGCCACTGGATGATTGGAATACGCCACTTTTCGTTGGAGCGAGTCTTTCTTTACCAGTTTTCTTACATGACAAAATCCCTGTCTATGAGTACGACTTAGAAATTATTTATGAAGATGATTTTTTACTAGTAGTGAATAAACCAGTTGATATGAAAACTCACCCAAATGATAGTTATGAAACAGATACTTGCGCGAATGCCGTGCAATATTACTTAGAAAAAACAGGCCAAGATGCGAACGCCCTAGCAGTTCACCGTCTTGATCAAACTACTTCCGGTTTAGTACTGTTTGCTAAAAACAAATTAGCTATCGCCGGCTTATCTTGGCAAATGGAAAATAGAGCGATTCACCGGACTTATCTCGCTGCAGTTGATGGTACTTGGGGACTCGTGATGCAAACAATCAACAAACCAATTGGCGAAGATCGTCACCACGGTTCCAGACGCCAAATCAGCCCATACGGTCAACCAGCAGTAACGCATGTTAAAGTATTAGAAAATGATAACGAAAAAAACACCTCTCTTGTAGAATGCCAAATCGAAACTGGTCGGACGCACCAAATTCGCGTTCATTTAAGCGGAATTGGCCATCCAATTATTGGCGATACGCTTTATGGTGGTTCCCCTCGTGCTAATCGCATCATGCTACATGCCGAAAAATTACATTTAAATCATCCTTTCAAAGGTAAAGAAATGAATTTTTCTGCTCCAGCTGGAGATGATTGGGTATTTTAA
- a CDS encoding VOC family protein — MLHHVEIYVADLEESRLFWSGLLEELSYELYQTWNEGFSYKFADTYLVFVQTEEPFVAEGYHRKRVGLNHLAFHGGTKERVDDFRAKLKAKGTKLLYEERYPFAGGENHYAVFFEDPNGIKVEICTEVTT, encoded by the coding sequence ATGTTACATCATGTGGAAATATATGTAGCTGATTTAGAAGAAAGTCGCTTGTTTTGGTCAGGGCTGTTAGAAGAACTTTCTTATGAGTTATACCAGACTTGGAATGAAGGCTTTAGTTATAAATTCGCCGATACGTATTTAGTATTTGTGCAAACAGAGGAACCGTTTGTCGCGGAAGGTTATCATCGCAAACGAGTTGGGCTCAATCATTTGGCATTTCATGGTGGCACAAAAGAACGGGTGGATGATTTTCGAGCCAAATTAAAAGCAAAAGGAACCAAACTTCTATATGAAGAAAGATATCCTTTTGCTGGCGGTGAAAATCATTATGCTGTATTTTTTGAAGATCCAAATGGAATAAAAGTAGAAATTTGTACAGAAGTCACAACGTAA
- a CDS encoding DNA alkylation repair protein — translation MTDIQMVFRANRSLIDAPPMEAYMKNQFTFLGIRAGERKKLVAEYLKENGAPQDLLGFTIALFAEEEREFQYVAIDLLSRYGKKQPSEAIKVYEQLIVTKSWWDTVDGLAGTVVSNHFKLYPELIPTYNEAWINGDNIWLARTAILFQLKYKEETDVDLLFSNCEKWLDSKEFFIQKAIGWALRQYAKVDSGAVRQFVNSHSLAPLSRREALKHIGEA, via the coding sequence ATGACAGATATTCAAATGGTATTCCGCGCGAATCGTTCTTTAATAGATGCTCCGCCAATGGAAGCTTACATGAAAAATCAATTTACTTTTTTGGGAATTAGAGCCGGTGAACGAAAAAAATTGGTAGCGGAATATTTGAAAGAAAATGGGGCGCCGCAAGATTTACTTGGATTTACGATAGCCTTATTTGCTGAAGAAGAGCGTGAATTTCAGTATGTGGCGATTGATTTATTAAGCCGTTACGGTAAAAAACAGCCTAGTGAGGCGATAAAAGTATATGAGCAATTAATTGTAACGAAATCTTGGTGGGATACTGTGGATGGCCTAGCGGGAACGGTAGTAAGTAATCATTTTAAACTATATCCTGAGTTGATTCCTACCTATAATGAAGCGTGGATAAATGGAGATAACATTTGGCTCGCTCGAACGGCAATTTTATTTCAATTGAAGTACAAAGAAGAAACCGATGTAGATTTACTTTTTTCCAATTGCGAAAAATGGCTGGATTCCAAAGAATTCTTTATTCAAAAAGCGATTGGATGGGCGCTCAGACAATATGCAAAAGTCGATAGCGGGGCAGTTCGTCAGTTTGTAAATAGTCACTCGCTTGCGCCGTTAAGCCGAAGAGAAGCACTTAAACACATCGGGGAGGCGTGA
- a CDS encoding ABC transporter permease subunit (The N-terminal region of this protein, as described by TIGR01726, is a three transmembrane segment that identifies a subfamily of ABC transporter permease subunits, which specificities that include histidine, arginine, glutamine, glutamate, L-cystine (sic), the opines (in Agrobacterium) octopine and nopaline, etc.), translating to MQKHLLQKIAAILLVFIVVFSGFTTVFAADTEDQTLAKIQEKGVLTVGLSADYPPYEFHQTIDGKDKVVGFDVSIAEKIAKDLDVKLEIKEMNFDSLLGSLKTGKIDMIISGMSPTPERQKEVDFSDPYMFVQQRVVIRKTDKDKFTSVNDFSGVKVGAQKQTTQEELAQNELVGSEVVSLQKVPDLILNLKSNKVDAVVLEGPVAEAYISQDKTLAMADIKFANGSKETAIAMPKGSTALQEKVNASIKDIQDTGLLKKYQKEANKLMFQDGSFYEKYGNYFITGTLITIALAAIGVLCGAILGSLLALMKLAKTRWLRWPAACYIEFVRGTPLLIQIFIVFFGTQIIGMDVSAFVSGCIALSLNSAAYVAEIIRAGISAVNKGQMEAARSLGMTQGASMRYIILPQAVKNILPALGNEFVTVIKESSIVSVIGVTELMFMTGVVQGASFKPFIPLIITSLIYFVLTFSLSRLLGVAERRMRTSD from the coding sequence ATGCAGAAGCATTTATTACAAAAGATTGCAGCAATTTTACTTGTTTTTATAGTTGTATTTTCTGGCTTCACAACTGTGTTCGCCGCTGATACAGAAGATCAAACTTTAGCTAAAATTCAAGAAAAAGGTGTTTTAACGGTCGGCCTTTCCGCTGACTATCCACCGTATGAATTTCATCAAACAATCGACGGTAAAGATAAAGTCGTTGGTTTTGATGTAAGTATTGCGGAAAAAATTGCCAAAGATTTAGATGTTAAATTAGAAATTAAAGAAATGAATTTCGACAGCTTGCTTGGCTCACTAAAAACTGGCAAGATTGATATGATTATTTCCGGGATGTCACCTACACCCGAACGTCAAAAAGAAGTGGATTTCTCTGATCCATACATGTTCGTTCAGCAACGTGTTGTGATTAGAAAGACAGATAAAGATAAATTTACAAGTGTGAATGATTTTAGTGGCGTGAAAGTTGGTGCCCAAAAACAAACGACACAAGAAGAATTAGCTCAAAATGAGCTAGTTGGTTCAGAAGTAGTTTCCCTTCAAAAAGTACCGGACCTTATTCTTAACCTTAAAAGCAACAAAGTCGATGCGGTTGTTTTAGAAGGTCCAGTTGCTGAAGCTTATATTAGTCAAGATAAGACACTCGCTATGGCGGATATCAAATTTGCTAATGGTAGCAAAGAAACCGCCATCGCAATGCCAAAAGGTTCTACAGCTTTACAAGAAAAAGTCAACGCTTCTATTAAAGATATACAAGATACCGGCTTACTGAAAAAATATCAAAAAGAAGCCAATAAATTAATGTTCCAAGATGGTAGCTTTTACGAGAAATATGGTAATTACTTTATCACTGGTACATTAATCACTATTGCCCTTGCCGCTATCGGTGTATTATGTGGTGCCATTCTCGGCTCATTACTAGCGCTCATGAAACTGGCGAAAACAAGATGGTTACGCTGGCCAGCAGCATGTTATATTGAATTTGTCCGTGGTACGCCACTTCTAATTCAAATTTTCATCGTCTTTTTCGGAACTCAAATTATCGGTATGGACGTATCCGCCTTTGTTTCTGGTTGTATCGCCCTATCGCTAAACAGTGCCGCTTATGTTGCTGAAATTATCCGCGCAGGTATTTCTGCTGTCAACAAAGGTCAAATGGAAGCAGCTCGTTCCCTTGGTATGACACAAGGCGCTAGCATGCGTTACATCATCTTACCGCAAGCCGTGAAAAATATTCTTCCTGCTCTTGGGAATGAATTCGTCACTGTTATTAAAGAATCTTCCATCGTATCCGTTATTGGTGTAACAGAACTAATGTTTATGACCGGCGTAGTCCAAGGCGCAAGCTTCAAGCCATTTATTCCGCTAATCATTACATCGTTAATTTACTTTGTACTAACATTTAGCTTATCAAGACTACTAGGTGTTGCTGAAAGGAGAATGAGAACAAGTGATTGA
- a CDS encoding amino acid ABC transporter ATP-binding protein has protein sequence MIDIKNLHKHFGKLEVLKGIDLEIASGEVVVVIGPSGSGKSTFLRCLNLLEQPTTGTILFENKDLMAKQTNVNELRQKMGMVFQNFNLFPHKNVLENLMLAPMKVKNEDSAAAKKHALSLLEKVGLADKATSYPSQLSGGQQQRVAIARALAMNPDVMLFDEPTSALDPEMVGEVLSVMKSLAKEGMTMVVVTHEMGFAREVADRVVFMDAGVIQEQGTPEEVFGNPQNDRTKDFLGKVLA, from the coding sequence GTGATTGATATTAAAAATTTACACAAACATTTTGGCAAATTAGAAGTCTTAAAAGGTATTGATCTTGAAATCGCATCTGGAGAAGTGGTCGTAGTTATCGGCCCTTCCGGAAGCGGAAAAAGTACTTTCTTACGTTGCCTGAACTTATTAGAACAACCAACAACCGGCACGATTCTTTTCGAAAACAAAGACCTAATGGCAAAACAAACCAATGTCAACGAACTTCGTCAAAAAATGGGCATGGTTTTCCAAAACTTCAACTTATTCCCACATAAAAATGTTCTTGAAAACCTAATGTTAGCGCCTATGAAAGTAAAGAATGAAGATAGTGCAGCTGCGAAAAAACACGCGCTTTCTCTACTGGAAAAAGTCGGTCTAGCTGATAAAGCAACTAGCTACCCTTCCCAACTTTCTGGTGGACAACAACAACGGGTAGCCATTGCCCGAGCACTCGCAATGAATCCTGACGTAATGCTATTCGATGAACCAACTTCCGCACTTGACCCCGAAATGGTCGGTGAAGTATTAAGCGTTATGAAGTCGCTTGCTAAAGAAGGTATGACGATGGTTGTCGTAACGCACGAAATGGGATTCGCAAGAGAAGTTGCCGACCGCGTTGTCTTCATGGATGCTGGCGTGATTCAAGAACAAGGCACGCCCGAAGAAGTATTCGGGAACCCGCAAAACGATCGTACAAAAGACTTTTTAGGAAAAGTTTTAGCATAA
- a CDS encoding aldo/keto reductase: MTKTLQDRMILPGNETIPYIGLGVFQVTEQEFIAGAVEKAIEVGYRLFDTAAVYNNEAIVGQAIASSAVSREELFISSKVWNGDLGFDETLFAFERTLRNLKLDYLDLYLIHWPVAGKYRDSWRAMERLHDEKLIKSIGVANFKQHHLSDLLVAANEKPVLNQVETHPLLPQNDLRKYLAEQNIAHAAWSPLAKGILMQNPVITEIAKKHQASVDQVILQWHLNRNTIIFPKSITSSRIEENSRLSYFQLDAIDMEKIDRLETGKRVGPDPDDLEYFLSSIERERAYLSGENAE, translated from the coding sequence TTGACAAAAACATTACAAGACAGAATGATACTACCGGGGAATGAGACAATTCCTTATATTGGACTTGGTGTATTTCAAGTAACAGAACAAGAATTTATCGCTGGTGCTGTGGAAAAGGCAATTGAAGTAGGTTATCGTTTGTTTGATACAGCGGCAGTTTATAATAATGAAGCGATTGTTGGGCAAGCAATTGCTAGTAGCGCAGTCTCACGAGAAGAATTATTTATTAGTTCGAAAGTGTGGAACGGAGACCTTGGCTTTGATGAAACGTTATTTGCTTTTGAGCGAACACTTCGGAATTTGAAGTTGGATTATTTGGATTTGTATTTAATTCATTGGCCTGTAGCTGGGAAATACCGTGATTCATGGCGAGCGATGGAGCGGCTTCATGACGAAAAATTGATTAAATCTATTGGAGTTGCGAATTTCAAGCAACATCATTTAAGTGACTTATTGGTTGCTGCAAATGAAAAACCAGTTTTAAATCAAGTGGAAACGCATCCACTGTTACCGCAAAATGACCTTCGTAAGTATTTGGCGGAACAGAATATCGCGCACGCTGCCTGGTCACCGCTGGCTAAAGGAATATTAATGCAAAATCCGGTGATTACAGAAATTGCGAAAAAACATCAAGCATCTGTAGATCAAGTGATTTTACAATGGCATTTGAACCGCAATACGATTATTTTTCCGAAGTCAATTACTTCTAGTCGGATTGAGGAGAATTCACGTTTGTCCTATTTCCAACTAGATGCCATTGATATGGAAAAAATTGATCGCTTAGAAACGGGGAAACGTGTTGGACCAGATCCAGATGATTTAGAATACTTTTTAAGTAGTATTGAACGGGAACGCGCTTATTTATCAGGTGAGAATGCGGAATGA
- a CDS encoding bifunctional transcriptional activator/DNA repair enzyme AdaA, producing MSDYYLTKKRWQAISTNDKTADGTFFYGVTSTKIFCYPSCKSRLPKKENIVIFHSAEEAFSHGYRACKRCKSGGTALPDTEWITNIEMYIKENFAKPLTLQIIADDCHGSPYHLHRTFKRITMITPITYLENVRISYAKMQLTSTNQSIETIGKMAGFPNPSHFSTTFKRHTGLSPNQFRKTIIKN from the coding sequence TTGTCGGATTATTACTTAACCAAAAAAAGATGGCAAGCAATTTCAACGAATGATAAGACTGCTGATGGCACATTTTTCTATGGTGTTACATCTACGAAGATTTTTTGCTATCCTTCTTGTAAATCACGATTACCAAAAAAAGAAAACATCGTTATTTTCCATAGTGCGGAGGAAGCTTTTTCGCATGGCTACCGGGCTTGTAAACGATGTAAATCTGGTGGTACTGCGCTACCTGATACGGAGTGGATAACAAATATCGAAATGTATATTAAAGAAAATTTTGCCAAACCGCTCACTTTACAAATCATTGCGGATGATTGCCACGGAAGTCCGTACCACTTACACCGAACATTTAAGCGAATCACGATGATTACACCCATTACTTACCTTGAGAACGTCCGGATTAGTTACGCAAAAATGCAGCTAACCTCGACCAACCAATCCATTGAAACTATTGGAAAAATGGCTGGCTTTCCAAACCCCTCTCATTTTTCTACTACATTTAAAAGACATACCGGTTTGTCACCAAACCAATTTCGAAAAACAATAATAAAAAATTAA
- a CDS encoding GntR family transcriptional regulator produces MFTINTKSQLPIYEQIVQKIKEQVVKGILQEGEKILSIREFASRIGVNPNTVSKAYQELERQEVIVTVKGKGTFIANQQDKVSSPKKLAETKIKLKETILDLVYLGINVEEIHRLSDEYSQDIIGGDMVEG; encoded by the coding sequence ATGTTTACGATTAACACAAAAAGTCAACTACCGATTTATGAACAGATCGTCCAAAAAATTAAAGAACAAGTTGTCAAAGGGATACTTCAAGAAGGAGAAAAGATATTATCTATACGTGAATTTGCAAGTAGAATCGGAGTGAACCCAAACACTGTGAGTAAAGCGTACCAAGAATTAGAACGACAAGAAGTAATTGTCACGGTAAAAGGAAAAGGGACCTTCATAGCGAACCAACAAGATAAAGTAAGTTCACCAAAAAAACTAGCAGAAACAAAAATTAAATTAAAAGAAACGATTCTCGATTTAGTTTACCTTGGAATTAACGTTGAAGAAATACATAGATTATCAGACGAATATAGTCAAGACATCATTGGAGGTGACATGGTTGAAGGTTGA
- a CDS encoding inorganic phosphate transporter has product MEGMFLITLVIVLAALAFDLINGFHDTANAIATSVSTKALKPRHAIILAAVMNFVGAISFTGVAKTITKDIVNPFDLDHGELVILAALLSAIAWNLITWYFGIPSSSSHALIGSIAGAAIASAGFAAIEYSGFTKIIVGLLVSPVLAFVVGYTIYSLFKVFLKNLNLATTNRRFRMIQVGTAALQSYTHGTNDAQKSMGIITMALIASGFQTTDDVQLWVQVSCAIAMAIGTSIGGWKIIKTVGGKIMKIKPVNGVAADLSSVIIIFGATFIHLPVSTTHVISSSILGVGTAHRVKGVKWDTAQRMIITWVITLPISATIAALIFYVLRFIL; this is encoded by the coding sequence ATGGAAGGAATGTTTCTCATCACCCTCGTCATCGTACTTGCCGCGCTAGCATTTGACCTGATCAATGGGTTTCATGATACAGCTAACGCAATTGCGACTAGTGTCTCTACAAAAGCCTTAAAACCACGACATGCGATTATTCTTGCTGCCGTAATGAACTTTGTGGGTGCTATTTCATTCACAGGGGTTGCTAAAACAATTACAAAAGACATTGTTAACCCATTCGACTTAGATCACGGCGAACTTGTTATTTTAGCAGCATTACTTTCAGCTATTGCTTGGAACTTAATCACTTGGTATTTCGGAATTCCTAGTAGTTCCTCCCATGCCTTGATTGGATCCATCGCCGGTGCAGCCATTGCATCAGCCGGATTTGCAGCAATTGAATACAGCGGATTTACTAAAATCATTGTTGGTTTATTAGTATCTCCTGTACTTGCTTTCGTAGTCGGTTACACGATATATTCACTCTTCAAGGTTTTCCTGAAGAACTTAAACTTAGCCACGACCAATCGGCGCTTCCGGATGATTCAAGTCGGAACTGCTGCGCTACAATCTTACACACACGGAACTAATGATGCACAGAAATCAATGGGGATTATCACAATGGCATTAATTGCTAGTGGTTTCCAAACAACCGATGATGTGCAATTATGGGTTCAAGTATCCTGTGCGATTGCCATGGCGATTGGTACGAGTATTGGTGGTTGGAAAATCATCAAAACTGTTGGCGGTAAAATCATGAAAATCAAACCAGTTAATGGTGTAGCGGCTGATTTAAGTTCCGTTATCATTATTTTCGGTGCTACTTTCATTCATTTACCAGTTAGTACAACACACGTAATCAGCTCTTCTATCCTTGGTGTCGGAACAGCTCACCGTGTCAAAGGTGTCAAATGGGATACTGCCCAACGTATGATTATTACTTGGGTTATCACACTTCCTATTTCAGCAACAATTGCAGCACTTATCTTCTATGTACTAAGATTTATTCTTTAA